Part of the Pirellulales bacterium genome, CCGTGGTCCCCCGTTTTTTCAGCGCCAGCACAATGTCCTTCAGCGTTTCCATATTGACCGGGTCCAGCCCGCTGAACGGCTCGTCCAAAATCACCAGCTCCGGCTCGGCAATCACCGCCGCAATGAATTGCACTTTTTGCGACATGCCCTTGGAGAGCGCGTCCACGCGCTTGTCGGCCCAGGCGGTTAAATCCAGGCGGGCCAGCCACTCGTCGATGGCCGCGCGGCACTGGCGCCGGCCTTTCAATTCCGCGTGAAATCGCAGCACGTCGCGGATGCGCATTTTTTTGTACAGTCCGCGCTCTTCCGGCAGGTACCCAATGCGATCGTCGGCTGCCGCGCCGTGTTCCAATCCCAGCACGCGCACAGTTCCCTGGTCGGGATAGAAAATCCGCAAAATCATCCGCAGCGTGGTGGTTTTCCCCGAGCCGTTGGGGCCGATGAACCCATACACGCTGCCGGCCGGCACCGCCAAATCGAGCGCATCGACAGCCGTGTGCTGGCCAAAGCGCTTGGTCACGCCGCTTAATTCCACCGCACTGGTCATGAAGTTTCCCAAACGACGTTGGAGTATTGAACAATGGATTCCCGGCGCGCTGATTAGATAGCCCGACCGTGCCACTCGGGAAGCCCGATCACCCGTTCATACCCCGGTATTCGCCCAAAGTTTCAGATTCTTGGAACGAATGCAAGTAATTTGGACGCAATCGGCCTGCCCATCAAGGCTTTCGAACAAGTTTCGCCAGAAACGGCACTGATGAAGACATTGGCGTCGAACACCACGCGGAGTTCATTCGCCATTGAATAACTCCGCGAGTAGTTCTGGCGTCAAGCCGTTGCGCTGTGCGTCGGCGCCAATCTCATTCATCACTTGCCGAAGTGATTTTTGCGAATCTAAAGTCAATTCGCGGAGCCGCAAATTAAGCAACAATTCAATTTTTCGCCGATTCTCCGGCGACCTGTGTGTTTATGATCTCTTGGCCGATGAGCATCGGGTGGTGCTCAAGGGGGAAGTCTTCCAAGAACTCTTCCGCGACGCGCGACCTTCCTGGATGCCGGCGCGAAAATCGAAATAGAAATGCAACCTTGCTTCTGAAGAATGTGTTGACGTTCTTGCAGCGAAGATGGTTTTCTCCCGCTCCCTGGATGGGAGAGGGCCGGGGTGAGGGTGCGGAACGCCTGTCATGCATCCTTGTGCGCGACCATCAAACCGGGAACGTCAAAAGGTTCACCTGCCAGTTCGCCGACGACGTGATAACATTTATATCTCCCAGGTCGACAATAGTGTCCGTGTTTACGTTCCCATCATTCCACCCGCCAACGTGCTGCCAATTGCTCGGGTTGGTAACGACGCTGATGTCTCCTAGGTTAACACTATTATCTTGATTCGCGTCTCCGGGCAGAATCGTAAAGTAAAATGCGAAGCTTCCCCCCGCCGTGCCGTTCCCAGAATTCCCCGATTGGCTTGAAGTCTGTGTCACTGTTGTCGGGTTGGTCCAATCGCCATCCAGCTTGTTGCCCGCCAAATCGATGATTGTCTCGGGCAGATCGATTTCAATTTGATCGGCAACGAAAGGACTGGCAAATATCCAGTGGGCAGTGTGAGTGGAGCTATCGTAACCAAATCCGCCGCTGGCTAGTGTGTACGTGCTGTGTGCATACCAGCTAACCAGCGAAAGGTCACCGGAAGATACATTCACGTCTTCAGAAAATTGCACTAAAATTTCATTTGCCGAGGCGACGGGAACCGTTTGTAATTGCACGCCTGAACCAGTCAGCACGCCATAACTGTCTTGTATCGTGCCGCCGCTATTCCGGGCGATGGTTACGCCGGTAATCACCGGCGGCGTGGCGGCCGACACCACCAGGGCGTTGGAAAACTCCGAGGTGCTGCCGGTGAAAGTCGTCAAATTCTCCGTCGCCGTCGCGGTGATGTATTTGCCAACGGCGACTGACAAGTTTTCGCGCAGCAGGGCAAAGCCAGTTCCGTCGGTTGTAATAATTTCTCGATCTAAGAATGTTGTTCCCTCGCCATACCCTGACGCATCCGGTGAATTTGATGAGTAAAGCTCGAGTATAAACTGCTGAGATGGAATACTGTCGATTTCAACTTCGACGTGAGTGCTGCCTGTTATACTATTTTGTTCAGCATACCTTATGATTGGAGAATTCTGCAGATCGTTGGGCCCCGCATCGGCGTCACCAATGTCATTTGTATCTTGGCCAATCGCTCCAATGTCAATTCCCAAACCACCGTTGGAGAAAATTGAGTTTTTGGAAAACTTGTTGTCCGTTCCACCTGTTGAATCGATGAAAATTCCACGATTTGTGTTGTTGGCAATTATGTTTTGAGCGACATAGTTTGCGCTGGCGCCATTGGTAATCAAAACTCCATTGTCTCCGTTGCCCAGAGCTGCAGCACCATTCTTACCTATTCCGATATTGTTGAATTCAGCGATGATGCCATCGATATGCGCACCGGAGAGTCGTATCCCGTTTTCTACGTTGCTGGATATGACGTTAATGTTGCTGCTATTTCCCAATGGATCGCCGATTGTGATCGTTGGATTTGTAGATACGGTGTTGACAATTTCAATTCCGTTACCGAAATTCCCCAATGCGGCGTTTCCTGTGTTATCTGTGCCAACGAAATTCCCTAGCAAGGAAAAATTGGCGTCGGTAACTAGGTTTGTCATTACAATACCGTCGCCGTGGTTGCCTGAAACCACGTTGTCGTCGATGGCAAAGTCGACTGTCTGACTGGTTGTTGAACTACTACTGATGTCGATTCCATTTCCTGTATTGGCCACTGCGGATGTTTCCGAAGCATTTGTGCCAATGGCGTTGTCTTCAATATGAACCGTACCTCCGCTCACAACATGCAAGATTCGAATGCCATCGCCATCGTTCCCAGATATCAGGTTATTATGAATATTTTCTCCAGCCGCAGAATCAACGTGAATGCCGTCGAGTGTGTTGCCAAAATCAACCGTTCCATCGACATTAGTGCCAATGTAATTATTCTGGATTTCAACGCTTGGAGTTCCGGAAACGACGATTCCGTGGCCATAATTGCTTGAGACGATGCACGATTCCACGTTGTTAATCTCGTCGTTAATCGTGTTGAATTCGATTCCATATGCGTTATTGCTCGTCGACACGCCGTTTAAAGCGATCTC contains:
- a CDS encoding ATP-binding cassette domain-containing protein, with amino-acid sequence MTSAVELSGVTKRFGQHTAVDALDLAVPAGSVYGFIGPNGSGKTTTLRMILRIFYPDQGTVRVLGLEHGAAADDRIGYLPEERGLYKKMRIRDVLRFHAELKGRRQCRAAIDEWLARLDLTAWADKRVDALSKGMSQKVQFIAAVIAEPELVILDEPFSGLDPVNMETLKDIVLALKKRGTTVIFSTHDMDVAERMCDTIFMIFRGRKVLDGTLAAIQSQYGEDTIRIRTAQGNGVLENLPGVIHVNDYGRDQELRIAPGTDSQSLLAELARRTRIERFEITRPSLHDIFVRIAGPQAAGSAQQAAGSGQRADVEVMG
- a CDS encoding right-handed parallel beta-helix repeat-containing protein, giving the protein MSRIAIRRRLSFEALETRNLLSGSTFTVTRTDDGTSTDTGTLRWAISQANQFTDDDEIVFASSLNGQAISLNSALPTIIGPVSIGSNSVGAPFVTLEPGSGFGGTGQGLIFGNGSSGSNLLQVTVAGFPGGGVLVTGNGSLQVRFCEIALNGVSTSNNAYGIEFNTINDEINNVESCIVSSNYGHGIVVSGTPSVEIQNNYIGTNVDGTVDFGNTLDGIHVDSAAGENIHNNLISGNDGDGIRILHVVSGGTVHIEDNAIGTNASETSAVANTGNGIDISSSSTTSQTVDFAIDDNVVSGNHGDGIVMTNLVTDANFSLLGNFVGTDNTGNAALGNFGNGIEIVNTVSTNPTITIGDPLGNSSNINVISSNVENGIRLSGAHIDGIIAEFNNIGIGKNGAAALGNGDNGVLITNGASANYVAQNIIANNTNRGIFIDSTGGTDNKFSKNSIFSNGGLGIDIGAIGQDTNDIGDADAGPNDLQNSPIIRYAEQNSITGSTHVEVEIDSIPSQQFILELYSSNSPDASGYGEGTTFLDREIITTDGTGFALLRENLSVAVGKYITATATENLTTFTGSTSEFSNALVVSAATPPVITGVTIARNSGGTIQDSYGVLTGSGVQLQTVPVASANEILVQFSEDVNVSSGDLSLVSWYAHSTYTLASGGFGYDSSTHTAHWIFASPFVADQIEIDLPETIIDLAGNKLDGDWTNPTTVTQTSSQSGNSGNGTAGGSFAFYFTILPGDANQDNSVNLGDISVVTNPSNWQHVGGWNDGNVNTDTIVDLGDINVITSSANWQVNLLTFPV